The genomic segment aaatagcagaacacagtggttcacgcctgtaatcccagctactactctagaggctgaggcagaagaatcacttgaggccaggagtgaaTGAACAGCCTGGGCGACACTGTGAAACTCTAActctgaaaaaatttttaaattaggcaagcatggtagcttgtgcctgtagacccagataACTCGTGAGGTTtaaacaggaggattgcttgggcccaggagttcaatactgcagtgagcaatgatcttgccacttcactccaccctgggtgatagagcaaagcccagtctctaaaaaagtaCTAAGTAGGATGGgggtgatggctcaagcctgtaatcccagcactttgggaggctgaggtggaaggatcacctggagtcagaagcttgagaccagcctggccaacatggtgaagcccatccctactaaaaatataaaacttagccaagcagctgaatgcagtggctcacgcctataatctcagcactttgtgaggctgaagtgggtggatcacgaggtcaggagattgagaccatcctggccaacatggtaaaaccctatctctactaaaaatacagaaattagctgggtatggtagcttgtgcctgtaatcccagctactccagaggctgaggcaagaaaatcacttgaaccaaggagtcgaaggttgcagtgagttgagattgcaccacagcatccagcctgggcaacagagtgagactccatctcaaaaaataataacaaaaaataaataaataatttttaaaaaattagccaggcatggtggcaagcaactgtaatccaaactactagggaagtggaggttgcagtgggccaagattgtcccccccagcctaggggacaagtgagacttggtcttaaaaaaaaaaaaaaaaaaaaaggcctttccGAGAGCAAAATGGGTCACCAGCAGCTGTACTGGAGCCACCCGCGAAAATTCGGCCAGGGTTCTCGCTCTTGTCGAGTCTGTTCAAACCGGCACGGTTTGATCCGGAAATATGGTCTCAATATGTGCCGCCAGTGTTTCCGTCAGTACGCGAAGGATAtaggtttcattaagttggactaaATGATCTTCAAAGGATTATCCAAGGCATCTGCCATGAAAAACCACGATAGTTCTTTGtacttaaaataaacattttaaaaaaccaaaaaaaaaaaaaaaaaaaggctgggcaaggtggctcacgcctataatcccaacactttgggaaactgagttgggtggatcacaaggtcaagagatcaagaccagcctagccaacatggttaaaccctgtctctactaaaattacaaaaattagctgggcatggtggcgcacacctatagtcccagctactgggaaggctgaggcaggataatcgcttaaacccaggaggtggaggttgcagtgagctgagattgcgccactgtactccaacctgacaacagagagagactctgtctcaaaaaaaaaacgtaaagtggagggggagaaggggagagaagagaaaacacagcCATTTGAAGGTACTTATCTAATCCAAGTatagtaatattaaaaaatattttagctcCTTAAAAAGATTTTTCAGTATACatcaatgaaaacattttttaaccattcaatatttttaacccatgtattttttttattttttatttttacctggaAAAGGTTAAGGGCTCTGACTGCTGCAATATCCAATTTCATGTACTGGCTAAAGTCAAAAGTAGTCAGTTCAAACTGTCCAAAATTGGAATCATCAGATAATAGTTCTAAAAACTTGATTACTGCAGACAATGATGAAACTGCAAcctaaaattaagaatttaaaatgaaagatttcTATACCACTAGGACCAGttctaaagattttaaaaaacaaatgtaaaatgaaaatacattctaAACTCTTGATATTTTTCCTTGGTGTTCCTTCCCAATCCAAACCAAGAAAGCCAAAGGTTAATCTCTTGAGATTTGAAAATGGTTTTTACAAAGTGAAAGTTAACTGTAatttcagcattatttataatagccaaaaaagaaaattacccaaatatccatcaaaagTAAAatgggggctgggcgcagtggctcatgcctgtaatcccagcactttgggaggccaaggtgggaagatgacttgaggctaggagttcgagaccagcctagccaacagagtgaaatcctatctctattaaaaatacaaaaattggccgggcgcggtggctcaagcctgtaatcccagcactttgggaggccgaggcgggtggatcacaaggtcaagagatcaagaccatcctggtcaacatggtgaaaacccatctctactaaaaatacaaaaaattagctgggcatggtggcgcatgcctgtaatcccagctactcaggaggctgaggcaggagaattgcctgaacccaggaggtggaggttgcggtgagctgagatcgcaccattgcactccagcctgggtaacaagagcga from the Callithrix jacchus isolate 240 chromosome 14, calJac240_pri, whole genome shotgun sequence genome contains:
- the LOC100896043 gene encoding small ribosomal subunit protein uS14, with amino-acid sequence MGHQQLYWSHPRKFGQGSRSCRVCSNRHGLIRKYGLNMCRQCFRQYAKDIGFIKLD